cccagctggcttcatgtgtaggaatggggaaaccagccaagttcaccagattagcatccgccgctcatgtggacgagaggggaatcaaacccggttctccagatcagactccaccgctccaaaccaccgctcttaaccactacaccatgctggttaaacctggttctccaggttagagtccgccgttcttaaccactatgccacgatAGCTCCTACTCTTGAAAACAGCCTGTTCCTTTCTTGCCGCTTCAGTCCCATAATGCTCTTTACCCCACCCATGTGATGCAAGGACAGGTAAATGTTTTCCAGATGAAGAGGGGAATGTTAGTAAGCtgcaaggaagggggggagaagtacgtgggggagggggagaaggactgGAGGAAGAGTCTGCATCAGCTGGGGCTGATCAAGTCCCTGTTCGGAAGAAACATTACTTACTTGCACTATGTGGGCTGCGGGGACTTGTGAACCTGTAAACACCACTTTGGGGTGCTCGGCCTCGCAGTGCTCCTCCAGCTGCTCCTGCCCAGTAAAGAGCTCTCCGCACAGCCCGCAGCCGAGGGATGGTTCTGCCTGGGTGGCGTGTTCTGCGGCCACGTGGTGCTGGAGTGCCTCCTGGAGGTGGAAGGAAGCCGAGCAGTGCGGGCAGAGGAAGGGCTGGGACCCTGCGGCAAAGACAGTGCAGCGGCGGTGAGCGCGGAAGCCTCCAAAGGAAAGCAAGGAAGAGGGGGGACGGGGGAAGGGGTATGCTCACCCGAGTGTTGGCGCTTCGTGTGAACTTGCAGCGAGGCCAGGGTGAGGAAGAACCCGCCGCACTGCTCACACTCGTGGGCAGTGGTCTCTGAAGGAGACAAAAACGCCATGCAGCTTTCAGACAAAGACAGTTGGGCAGCGACCATCTTCTGCTGACCACCGAACCATAGTGGAACGGGGTCATCCCATGGAGATTTCCTGAGCAACCAGCACAGGGGGTGTGTCTTTACAAACCCATTTGTAACGCTCTAATGCGCTGTCACAGGGAGGAAAGGCGACATGGtgtagcccagtctcgtcagatctcttttggcacaagagagggccttttcggtggcggctccacaattatggaacaacctccccgggGAGGTGAACCTGGCCCCCCTCACTGTCAATCTTTGGGAGACAGATGGAGacgagttttatttaggactgcatttgactgatgtAGCTTGTATttattggcagccctaactggagtttttaaattgtgaccttttatttgttttgaaaattGTTGTTTTATTCGTATtgtctttgtgtgttttttaataattgttttatttatatcgtTAGCTGCTCTAATTTTCCCAAGGGAgaaaggcatatatatatattttttattttcaaaaaaataaataaaaggatagacataaaaaaagggtggggggatgggGATTACAGTGATACTTCACAAATcttatctactgttcaattatttcGCCAAAAATAACATGTCTATCCCAGGTGTGAATATCCCTCATATCCCGATacattataaaatatattatatttattgtctgtttctatatttctattaaaagAGAACAACAATGCATTTTAATAACACAGTTTTGACATCAGTGGTATCAAACCCTTCATAACTTATATTGTTCTCGCATAGGCATAATAGAGCCTCCAGTTTGAGATAAATTCTTCTCGaggtcttttatttactagattgGTTAGTTTCGCCAACACaacatattctgctaatttgttgttccattcttctatattggGGCTTTCCTCCAATTTCCATTTCACTGCTGAAACCACTCTGGCTGCTGTGACCGCATATCTGTACAATTCCTCAGACGCCTTTTCCAATACTGCTGGCATTAACCCAAGCAGCAggtaattttaaaatttaattaattaattaatctcaaaagctaagctgaGCCTTGGACTTCTTTAgcagcctcccatccaagtactaaccagggctgaccccgcttagcttccacgatccgtcgagatcaggctagcctggaccatacaggtcagggcaaaagcatccttttttatttttttggctgtcaagtcactgctgacttacggcgaccctgtaaggttttcaaggcaagagatgttcagaggtggtttgccattgcctgcctctgcgtcatacccctggtattccttggaggtctcccatccaaatacttgccagggtcgaggctgagtgtgtgtgactggcccaaggtcccccggtaagtttccctggcagagtggggattcgaacctgggtttcccagatcctactccgacaccgtaaccactacaccatactggctcaaggcatccttaaaggtaaaggtagtcccctgttgcgagcactgggtcattactgacccataaggtgatgtcacatcatatttcagggaggggctgtggctcagtggtagagcatctgcttgatatgcagaaggtcccaggttcaatccccggcatctccagttaaaggaaccaggcaagtaggtgatattagaccctggagagccgctgcctgcctgagaagacaatacttactttgatggaccaagggtctgattcagtataagagcagcttcatgtgttcatgtgtgtactaggcagactatgttttacagggtggtttgccattgccttccccagttgtctacactttacccccagcaagcttagaGAAGCTTAATTTGCCACTCTTCCATTCTTACCTGCATGTTCTTCCTTGGCTTGTTTTCTGTAGGCTGCGGTACTGAGAAAAGTTTTATCACAAGAGCTGCACTGTAATGAGGAGAACTTGGAAGACCGGTGGTTCTGGGCTGCGAAGATATCTGGGTGATGGGTCCGATTGTGGTACCACAGCCCCGACAGCTGCTGCAGAGAGCAAATGAATCCTGGTTACCATGGGAAGGTGTAGAAGCacacaaaagccctgctggatcagacccgtgggccatctggtccagcatcatGATCCCTTACAGCTAGATGCCCCCAGGAAGCCTTCCAGCAGGGAGCGAAGGCAAGGCTGCTCCCAGTGCAAACCCATAACTGGAACATCTCTTCAGTGGTGGGAAGTCACTGGAGCAGTCCAAGGAACTCTGCTTGTTCCTCTCGTCTCGGGTTCGGGAGGCAAGTGAAGCCATTCTTCAGTTCAATGACACAAGGACACGtgccagaacacatgaagctgccttatactgcatgagcccattgatccatcaaggacagtattgtttattcagactggcaggggtTGTCCAGCCTCAAGTAGAGATCTTTTATATCACCTCCTAtcagatccttaactggagatgccagggattgaacccaggagcTTTATCATGCTAAGCAGgtactctactactgagccacgacCTCTCTCCCAACTTTTctattgagccacagccacttttctactgctgtcaactttgtgtttttaattattagATTTGCTTTTGATGGTACTGTAacaatgtaccatttactgaattaattttttttaaaactcttacCTTGAGCAAAATCATTTTAGAAAAGCAGCAAATAGATTTCACGATGTACGAACGAACTGCGATTCCGAATCAAGTACTTGTCACTGTCTTCTTGTTACATTGACCACCATCTGAGTGATCATctaagaagaggagctggtttttataccccacttttctctacctttaaggactctcagaAGCGGTTTAcagcctctttcccttcccccccccacaacagacaccttgtgaggtaggtgtggctgagagagttcggagaaaactgtgaatggcccaaggtcacccagcaagcttcatgaggaggagcggggaaaccaacccggttcaccagattagagtctgacgctcttaaccactccacctcactggctctcataaGTGACACCAAGAGGGATTGCTGCCTTCCAAGGCCCACTGGGAGCGACTACAAAATAAGGAACAGAGACAGAGAGGAACTCCTGGCATACCtggtaagccctgacctggatggcccaggctagcctgatctcatcagatctcagaagctaagcagggtcagccctggttagtatttggatgggagaccaccaaggaataccagggttgttgtgcagaggaaggcactggcaaaacacctctgttagtctcttgacgtgaaaacccccaaaaggggtcaccataagtcggctgcaacttgatggcactttacacacacacacacacacacctgataaGCTTTGTCGCAGATCTCACAGCTGAAGGGCTTCCCCCCAGCATGGGTGACAATGTGGCGCTCCAGCAGGGAGGGTGCGCTGAAGACCTTCCCGCACGTTGGGCACGGGTGGTACTCCCTGGAGTGGGCCGTGTGGATATGCTTGCGGTGTTCCTGCAGCGTGGGGAAGCTCATCTGGCACTTCTTGCAGTCGTAGGGGTCGTCAATGTCTGCGCGCCACGGAGAGTGGAGCTGGTTACCATGCATGCAGAGCTGATTTTCCTTCATGCTACTACTGCAAGGGACTGTCCTAGGCTTATGTTACTGTAGCAACAACAAAGGGGCCCAACCAAGGGAcattttatgtcatatccggcccttgtaacaattgagttcgacacccttgcccTATAGGGTTGCtgcaagttggctgcgacttgatggcactttacacacaccagcCTTCTTGCCCCAGAAAGACAGGCTTTAAAAAGTATAAGCAACAGCTGGTAATACCTTCCAACCTGCATTGtgtgggaaggaagggagagataagaagaagaagaagatttggtttttatatgccgactttctctaccacttaagggagaatcaaaccagcttacaatcaccttccccaccccacaacagacacactgtgaagtaggtggggctgagagttcggaaagaaccgtgactaggccaaggtcacccagctggcttcatgcgtaggagtggggaaacaaatccagttcaccagattagcaaccgccactcatgtggaggagtagggaatcaaacccggttctccagatcagagtccactgctccaaaccaccgctcttaaccactacaccacgctggttctccataATAGATTAGATAATAGACTCCAATCAGACCTTACAAAGGCATTGATGTTTGCCAACCTGTATCGTACCTCATTCCTAATAAAAGAAAACTTATCCCCCATAAATATCACGATGCATAACACAAAGCCAGCCCTGCGCATCAGATGCTCTGGCCGAGTATTTACAAGGCTCTTTTCCTCCTCCCGGTGCCGTGGTTCCAGGCCCGATTTTATCTCTCTCTGCAGAGCACCCCCAGCTGGGATCCCTCGCTCCGTGGGGAAAGCTCAAACTACTCACTGTGGAAGGTGCGCAGATGGATGGAGAGGCCGTTTGCTTGGCGAAAGCCCTTCCCGCACTCCCGGCAAACGTAGGGCTTGTCTCCGGTGTGGGTGCGCACGTGGCGGGATAGCTCGATGGACTGCGCAAAGACCGCGGCGCAGTACTGGCAGGCGTACATCTTCCCTGCAAAAGAGAGCTGCTGCAGTTGACGGCGGGGTCCCTCTTAAAAGCTACCAAACAACCGCGTTATCTAGGACTCAGTTCCCCATCCTGGAGGTTGTTTGGTTTCAATCATAACGATCTCAGCCAGCAAGGGAAAAGCAGGCTACAAGTCTTGACAACATGCATAAAGCATGTGTAAAAACATACCCTCTGCGTGCTTCTTTTTGGTATGGTAGGCAAGGGCCGAAGCCTGCGAGAAGGTGGTTGGGCAGTGCTTGCAGACAAAGGGCCGGTCCCCGGAGTGCAGCCGCTGGTGGTTCTTCAGTGTGGAGTTGGCGGCAAATTTGGCTCCACACTCGTCGCAGGAGAAGGGCTTCTCATCAAAGTGTTCTGTCAGTTTGTGGTACTGCATccctggtgggggagggcaggaaaatggcacatgGCAACTGGAAGAAGGCAGAACCTCTCCAGATTAAGGCTTAGAGACAACCCAGCTAAATGTGGGCAACCTGAAGGGCTGGGAATACCCTCTCCCAAGACATGCACCCTTGCCTCCTAAGGTCAGCTGGTGGTGCCTGGCACCCACTAGGGACAAGGAGCTCGTGGCATGCTAAAACTGTTCTTGGACAGTACcacaggcaagttacagctgagggggggggttcaTCTGAGAGAATGCTCCAGACCATCACAAAATCCCcgagccacaggaaaaaaactaTGTTTGTGAgcacacactaaccactataagcgtggtgtagtggttagagcaggggtctccaacctttttgagtgaggaggaggagaaggaagaagagttggtttttataccctggttttctctaccgaaaggagtctcaatgctgcttacaatcagcttcccttcccacaacagacaccctgtgaggtaggagggactgaaaggtcactagcccaaggtcacccagctggcttcgtgtgtaggagtggagaaaccaacctggttcaccagatgagcccccgccactcatgtggaggagtggagaatcaaacctggttcttcagattagagtccactgctccaaaccactgctcttaaccacgacaccatgctggctctggatgGTAGGCACaatcaccaaatggctgccaacaGTAGGAGGAGCTagacacaaaatgtcagggaatgaagtcatgcataactctaacagtaactcttcaacatttcaggcagaagctctgttttaacaggatgccttttaaaatgaacatgttgtttaaaaatactttcttacatacacagtgaagatctttgtgctgtggtggcagctgctgccgaagcaaccTTTAAGAACtccgcacagccaatcaggtctcctatggccaatcagaagccctactgggaaaaagccccacctggcccctcccactttctaaaaacacttagtgggcaccaggaaaggtgtttctCAGTGCcacggtgcccatgggcaccaagtTGGGGAACCCTGGGTTGGATTGTTGGTCCGGGATCTGGGAGAGGAAGATTTAAATTCTGACTGccgtgaaagctcactgggtgaccttgggcaagtcagtctctctctctcagcctcaccaatctcacagggtggtggttgtgatgaaatggaggggaagaaaacgaggttgtcagctgctttggggagaaaataagggtataaatatctaaataaataatatataaaacaaaTCAAGACTTTCTAGTTGAACTTTCTTCCCAGAGTGaacaagtgaacacatgaagctgccttatactgaatcagacccttggtccatcaaagtcagtattgtctacacagactggcagcggctctccagggtctcaggcagaggtctttcacatcacctacttgcctataactagagatgccagggattgaacctgggaccttctgcatgccaagcagatgctctaccactgagacacggcccctctccatggctctccagggtctcaggcagaggtctttcccatcacctactcgcctggtccctttaactggagatgctggggattgaacctgagaccttttgcatgccaagcagatgctctaccactgagccacagcccctctccatggctaaTATTCTGCATGTAGGGATGTCAGGGAGCAGAAGGACCCACACATTATCTTcatcaatattttaaaagcaacaaaaataaagCAAACAGATCCCTGCGTAAGggcttaaatatttttaaaagacgcAGAAGAAGTGATAGGATCGCCTCTATTGACCTATGCGCTGACTGTGGTCCCAGTGTGGCACATTCTGTGTCCACCTCTTTGGTTTGCTTTGCTGCATGCCACCTCAAACCTTACAGTACCACAGAGTGCAAGGGACTGAACCAAAACTGTACCAGCTGTTACCTGAGGCGTGAGCAAATTCCCGGCCGCAGATGTCGCAAGCCACAGGGAGgcgttttttcttcttcctggaggcagagcctggagtCTCCTGGGGGCACTTCTCAAgctccttcatggaagccctcGCCTCGCTGCAGTCCTTGTGGGGGGCTTGCGTTTGGCTGGCGACGCGGCAGCGTTTCTCATGCACCTGGAGGCGGCAGTAGAAGCGGAAGCTCTTCCTGCAGGCCTTGCAGGTAAAGCTCCTCTTTGGGGCTGCACCCACGGTTGGCTCGGCCttctgctctttttcttcttcacccgCAGCTTCGAGCTGGGACTCCTTTTCTACCGGCCGTTGTAGGATGTCAACCTCACCTCCTTCGCCTTTCGCCAAGAGTTCTGCACAACAGGAAAAATGCCGCTGATGTTCACGAAACAGAGCTTACACCATCAACTACAAGCTGCGCATCAGCATCCAAAAAGCCACAGAATAATCTGGGAGAGGGCCACTTCGAAGAACGCACCATCCCAGGATGGCTGGCGCGTGCAAACCTATTGCAGCCCAAAGGCCACAGAGGGATTTCTCACAACACCTTGGGCACAATGCTCTACAACACAGCTAATTTGCAGATACAGCTGCACATTGATAAAGGGTCAAACTTGCACACTCCATAAGAACATagcaaaggccctgctggatcagaccaaggcccatcgagtccagcagtctgttcacacagtggccaaccgggggcctctaggaagcccacaaacaaagacaactgcagcagcattgtcctgcctgtgttccacagcacttaatgtaacaggcatgctcctctgacctggagagaataggcatgcatcatgactagtatccattttgaccagtagccatggatagccctctcctccatgaacatatctactcccctcttaaagccttccaagttggcagccatcaccacatcctggggcagggagttccacagtttaacactCCAGAGTTGGTTTGAGCCAGCGCTGGGTTTCAGGGGCACGGAAAACAACAGCTGACTATGGAAGACCCTCAGCCAGGCATCATCACACTCACCGGCTTGGAAGAAGAGGTCGGCATCAGCCTCCTTCTGCACCTCCTTGAGGAACCGTTTCAGAGATGGCTCCTGATCTTGCAGCGCCAGCAACACCTGCCAAAGGGCTGCTGCTGAAAGAGTCT
This portion of the Euleptes europaea isolate rEulEur1 chromosome 19, rEulEur1.hap1, whole genome shotgun sequence genome encodes:
- the LOC130491592 gene encoding zinc finger and BTB domain-containing protein 40-like — encoded protein: MELPNYSQQLLRQLYAFCKEQQFCDCSILVGASHFRAHKVVLAAASLLLRSLLESTDTISIDASVVAPDDFALLLEMIYTGRLPLGKHNFTKIISAADNLQMFDVAVSCKALLRDLLSCSDQDHVGRDFSIQTIGTPSESSAILNSSQAAVLDANVAVDSYHSVRVSSGSADSVNPVRVQGQNTHSAYTHEEAVDQEATLPNSCSQDSEICLGQSPDGQGICEERESTEPSEERGMVEGAARWNLEAFGKNLLRRHRVTLARFAVGPQLLQKGLAAVQHLAAGNREVMEKIATSEAGSGLLAALASAALEEQTLSAAALWQVLLALQDQEPSLKRFLKEVQKEADADLFFQAELLAKGEGGEVDILQRPVEKESQLEAAGEEEKEQKAEPTVGAAPKRSFTCKACRKSFRFYCRLQVHEKRCRVASQTQAPHKDCSEARASMKELEKCPQETPGSASRKKKKRLPVACDICGREFAHASGMQYHKLTEHFDEKPFSCDECGAKFAANSTLKNHQRLHSGDRPFVCKHCPTTFSQASALAYHTKKKHAEGKMYACQYCAAVFAQSIELSRHVRTHTGDKPYVCRECGKGFRQANGLSIHLRTFHNIDDPYDCKKCQMSFPTLQEHRKHIHTAHSREYHPCPTCGKVFSAPSLLERHIVTHAGGKPFSCEICDKAYQQLSGLWYHNRTHHPDIFAAQNHRSSKFSSLQCSSCDKTFLSTAAYRKQAKEEHAETTAHECEQCGGFFLTLASLQVHTKRQHSGSQPFLCPHCSASFHLQEALQHHVAAEHATQAEPSLGCGLCGELFTGQEQLEEHCEAEHPKVVFTGSQVPAAHIVQVIQAPEQVIALTESELASSHVFLTLPDAQGYQGGTELVTVTMEDLLDEKVTLICKEVE